In a genomic window of Mycolicibacter heraklionensis:
- a CDS encoding enoyl-CoA hydratase, with protein sequence MSYETILVTRDGRVGTITLNRPQALNALNSQVMNEVTAAAAEFDADPGIGAIIITGNAKAFAAGADIKEMAEKSFADVFAADFFAAWSKLAAVRTPTIAAVAGHALGGGCELAMMCDLLIAADTAKFGQPEIKLGVLPGMGGSQRLTRAIGKAKAMDLILTGRTIDAAEAERSGLVSRVVPADDLLAEAGKVAATIAGMSLSAARMAKEAVNRAFESTLAEGLLYERRLFHSAFATEDQTEGMAAFTEKRAPNFTHR encoded by the coding sequence ATGAGTTACGAAACCATCCTCGTCACCCGCGACGGCCGCGTCGGCACCATCACCCTGAACCGGCCGCAGGCACTCAACGCCCTCAACAGCCAGGTGATGAACGAAGTCACTGCCGCCGCAGCTGAATTCGACGCCGACCCCGGCATCGGAGCGATCATCATCACCGGCAACGCCAAAGCGTTCGCCGCCGGAGCCGACATCAAAGAGATGGCCGAGAAGAGTTTCGCCGACGTGTTCGCCGCCGACTTCTTCGCCGCCTGGTCCAAACTGGCCGCGGTGCGCACCCCGACCATCGCCGCGGTGGCCGGGCACGCCCTGGGTGGCGGCTGCGAACTGGCGATGATGTGCGACCTGCTGATCGCCGCCGACACCGCCAAGTTCGGCCAGCCCGAGATCAAGCTGGGCGTGTTGCCCGGCATGGGCGGCTCCCAGCGCCTGACCCGGGCCATCGGCAAGGCCAAGGCGATGGACCTGATCCTGACCGGCCGCACCATCGACGCCGCCGAAGCCGAGCGCTCCGGCCTGGTGTCGCGCGTGGTGCCGGCCGACGACCTGCTCGCTGAGGCCGGCAAGGTCGCCGCCACCATCGCCGGGATGAGCCTGTCGGCCGCCCGGATGGCCAAGGAAGCGGTCAACCGGGCCTTCGAATCCACCCTGGCCGAAGGGCTGCTCTACGAGCGCCGGCTGTTCCACTCGGCGTTCGCCACCGAAGACCAGACCGAAGGCATGGCGGCGTTCACCGAGAAGCGCGCACCGAATTTCACCCACCGCTGA
- a CDS encoding RDD family protein, with protein MTDFPPPPQGNYPPPSGDFPAQGNYPPPPPGNYPPPPGNYPPPPPGNYPPPPPGNYPPPPPGNYPPPPPGYGAYPGAVGSPVGQLPQEAYTSWLTRVGAYFIDFLPILVLYGIPSMIAGTTADRECITSSDGFACTVTPSSTGAALMFIGWLAALAYGIWNFGYRQGTTGSSIGKSVLKFKVVSEATGQPIGFGMSIVRQLAHIIDGAILCIGYLFPLWDAKRQTIADKIMTTVCLPIR; from the coding sequence ATGACCGACTTTCCCCCGCCTCCGCAGGGCAACTACCCACCCCCGTCCGGTGACTTCCCGGCGCAGGGCAACTACCCCCCGCCGCCTCCCGGCAACTACCCGCCGCCTCCGGGTAATTACCCCCCGCCGCCGCCTGGCAATTACCCGCCTCCGCCTCCCGGCAACTATCCGCCTCCGCCTCCCGGCAACTACCCGCCACCGCCTCCCGGCTACGGCGCGTACCCGGGTGCGGTCGGCAGCCCGGTGGGCCAGCTGCCGCAAGAGGCTTACACCTCCTGGCTGACTCGCGTGGGCGCCTACTTCATCGACTTCCTGCCGATCCTCGTGCTCTACGGCATTCCGTCGATGATCGCCGGAACCACCGCCGACCGGGAGTGCATCACCAGCTCCGACGGATTCGCCTGCACGGTCACGCCGTCGAGCACCGGCGCCGCGCTGATGTTCATCGGCTGGCTGGCCGCGCTCGCCTACGGGATCTGGAACTTCGGCTATCGGCAGGGCACCACCGGGTCGAGCATCGGTAAGTCGGTGCTGAAGTTCAAGGTGGTCTCCGAAGCCACCGGCCAGCCCATCGGGTTCGGGATGTCGATCGTGCGCCAGTTGGCCCACATCATCGACGGCGCGATCTTGTGCATCGGCTACCTGTTCCCGCTGTGGGACGCCAAACGCCAGACGATCGCCGACAAGATCATGACCACCGTCTGCCTGCCGATCCGTTGA
- a CDS encoding SGNH/GDSL hydrolase family protein, with protein MAIRATRRSAVTLGTAGAFAFSGTLYLGVRNLLAGQADRARQTIPKAWDLPPRADGLYGADDTEVQPFHRGANVDLHLMVFGDSTATGYGCRAAEEVPGALIAKALAQRTGLRVRLSTKAIVGATSKGLAGQVDAMFVAGPPPDVAVIMIGANDVTALNSIAGSVQRLRAAVKRLRASGAVVIVGTCPKFGAISAIPRPLRWVAHVRACQLARAQTLAVKAVGGIAVPFADFRAREFHDSPHLLFAADQYHPSAAGYALAAGQMIPALCAALDRPDSRVVASSG; from the coding sequence ATGGCGATCCGGGCAACGCGACGCTCAGCTGTCACGCTGGGCACTGCGGGCGCGTTCGCTTTCAGCGGCACCCTCTACCTGGGTGTGCGCAATCTTCTGGCGGGCCAGGCCGACCGGGCCCGCCAGACGATCCCGAAGGCTTGGGACCTTCCACCCCGTGCTGACGGTTTATACGGTGCCGACGACACTGAAGTTCAGCCCTTCCACCGCGGAGCGAACGTCGATCTGCACCTGATGGTTTTCGGCGACTCAACCGCGACCGGCTATGGCTGTCGTGCCGCGGAAGAGGTTCCCGGGGCGCTGATCGCCAAGGCCCTGGCGCAGCGCACCGGATTGCGGGTTCGCTTGAGCACCAAGGCAATTGTCGGTGCCACCTCCAAGGGCCTGGCCGGTCAGGTGGACGCGATGTTCGTCGCGGGTCCGCCGCCGGATGTGGCGGTGATCATGATCGGCGCCAACGACGTCACCGCACTGAACAGCATCGCCGGCTCGGTGCAGCGACTGCGTGCCGCGGTGAAGCGACTACGCGCCAGCGGCGCGGTGGTGATCGTGGGCACCTGCCCGAAGTTCGGCGCGATCAGCGCGATACCGCGGCCGCTGCGCTGGGTCGCGCACGTCCGGGCCTGCCAGCTCGCCCGGGCACAGACCCTGGCGGTCAAGGCTGTCGGCGGTATCGCCGTGCCCTTCGCCGACTTCCGGGCGCGGGAGTTCCATGACAGCCCGCACCTGCTGTTCGCCGCGGACCAGTACCACCCGTCGGCGGCCGGTTACGCCCTGGCGGCGGGCCAAATGATCCCGGCGCTCTGCGCAGCGCTGGACCGGCCCGATTCCCGCGTGGTGGCCTCTTCGGGCTAG
- a CDS encoding Bax inhibitor-1/YccA family protein: MRETSNPVFRSLPKQGGYAQFGTGVAGATQQVGQTYQADPSLQQYQREVTRPLTIDDVVTKTGITLGVLSVAAIVSFFLVAGNQALAGPLTFVGAFGGLALVLVATFTRKQDSKALVLSYAVLEGMFLGAISFVLTAVTVGTSNAGSMIGQAVMGTLGVFGGMLVVYKTGAIRVTPKFTRMLVAGMFGVLALMIGNLVLSLFGVGGGEGLGLRSGGTLSIIFSLVCIGIAAFSFLIDFDAADQLIRAGAPEKAAWGIALGLTVTLVWLYLEILRLLSYFQSE, translated from the coding sequence GTGCGGGAGACCAGCAACCCGGTATTTCGTTCGTTGCCCAAACAGGGCGGCTACGCGCAGTTCGGAACCGGCGTCGCCGGTGCGACGCAGCAGGTGGGACAGACCTACCAGGCCGACCCGTCGCTACAGCAGTACCAGCGGGAGGTCACTCGCCCGCTGACCATCGATGACGTCGTCACCAAGACCGGCATCACGCTGGGGGTGCTCAGCGTCGCAGCGATCGTTTCTTTCTTCCTGGTCGCGGGCAATCAGGCGCTGGCCGGGCCGCTGACCTTCGTCGGCGCATTCGGCGGACTGGCCCTGGTTCTGGTGGCCACGTTCACCCGCAAGCAGGACAGCAAGGCCCTGGTGCTCAGCTACGCGGTGCTGGAGGGCATGTTCCTCGGCGCCATCTCCTTCGTGCTGACCGCGGTCACGGTCGGCACCAGCAACGCCGGCTCGATGATCGGCCAGGCCGTGATGGGCACCCTCGGTGTGTTCGGCGGCATGCTCGTCGTCTACAAGACCGGCGCCATCCGGGTCACCCCGAAGTTCACCCGGATGCTCGTCGCCGGCATGTTCGGTGTGCTGGCCCTGATGATCGGCAACCTGGTGCTGTCGCTGTTCGGCGTCGGCGGTGGCGAAGGCCTGGGCCTGCGCAGCGGTGGGACGCTGTCGATCATCTTCTCGCTGGTGTGCATCGGTATCGCCGCGTTCAGCTTCCTGATCGACTTCGACGCTGCCGACCAGCTGATCCGCGCCGGCGCGCCGGAGAAGGCCGCCTGGGGTATCGCACTGGGCCTGACCGTGACCCTGGTCTGGCTGTACCTGGAGATCCTGCGTCTGCTCAGCTACTTCCAGAGCGAGTGA
- a CDS encoding alpha/beta hydrolase: MTAPDTIPSSLRVRTRLYPTSRPHRYGRHDGLPVEVFEESASVEGRLAWLAARATIRPVLSVGSYLPRMPWPFGLLDFAAKAMLPAPGTIRATIRLPRCKAQMVRAAGVLPADGTRRVVLYMHGGAFLTCGANTHGRLVTKLSKYADSPVLVVEYRMIPKYSIADAIDDCYDGYRWLRRQGYEPDQIVLAGDSAGGYLSLALAERLLEEGEDPAAIVAMSPLLEIAKEAKKAHPNIHAGAEFPPKAFDAFVELIEAAAQRDRTHGSEVLEPLQHVKPGLPRTLIHVSGSEVLLHDARLGAKVLAAAGVPVELRVWPGQIHVFQIAAPFVPEATRSLRQIGEYIREATG, encoded by the coding sequence ATGACCGCACCCGACACAATTCCCAGCTCGTTACGTGTTCGCACCCGTCTCTATCCCACCTCGCGACCCCACCGTTACGGCCGTCATGACGGGCTGCCCGTCGAGGTCTTCGAGGAGTCAGCCAGCGTCGAGGGACGGCTCGCGTGGCTGGCGGCCCGGGCCACCATTCGGCCGGTTCTCTCGGTCGGCAGCTATCTACCGCGGATGCCGTGGCCGTTCGGGCTGCTCGACTTCGCCGCCAAGGCGATGTTGCCGGCGCCGGGCACCATCCGCGCCACCATCCGGCTACCGCGCTGCAAGGCGCAGATGGTGCGTGCCGCCGGCGTCCTGCCGGCCGACGGCACCCGCCGCGTCGTGCTCTACATGCACGGCGGGGCCTTCCTGACCTGCGGGGCCAACACCCACGGCCGGCTGGTCACCAAGCTGTCGAAGTACGCGGACAGTCCGGTGCTGGTGGTGGAGTACCGGATGATCCCCAAGTACTCGATCGCGGATGCGATCGACGACTGTTACGACGGCTACCGCTGGCTGCGCCGGCAGGGCTACGAACCGGACCAGATCGTGCTGGCCGGCGACTCCGCCGGCGGCTACCTGTCGTTGGCGCTGGCCGAGCGGTTGCTTGAAGAAGGGGAGGACCCGGCGGCGATCGTCGCCATGTCGCCGCTGCTGGAGATCGCCAAGGAGGCCAAGAAGGCGCATCCCAACATCCACGCCGGGGCGGAGTTCCCGCCCAAGGCATTCGACGCGTTCGTCGAACTGATCGAGGCCGCGGCCCAGCGCGACCGCACTCACGGCAGCGAGGTCCTCGAACCCCTGCAACACGTCAAGCCCGGGCTTCCGCGCACCCTGATCCATGTCTCCGGCTCCGAGGTGCTGCTGCACGACGCCCGGCTGGGGGCCAAGGTGCTCGCGGCCGCCGGGGTTCCGGTGGAGCTGCGGGTGTGGCCCGGCCAGATCCACGTCTTCCAGATCGCGGCACCGTTCGTGCCGGAGGCCACCCGTTCGTTGCGGCAGATCGGCGAATACATCCGCGAGGCCACCGGTTAG
- a CDS encoding cystathionine beta-synthase translates to MRIARHISDLIGNTPLVELTSIVPPGAGRVVAKVEYLNPGASSKDRIAVKMIDAAEASGALKPGGTIVEPTSGNTGVGLALVAQRRGYKCVFVCPDKVSEDKQNVLRAYGADVVVCPTAVPPDDPASYYSVSNRLVEEIDGAWKPDQYSNPAGPESHYETTGPEIWADTDGQVTHFVAGIGTGGTITGTGRYLKEVSGGRVQIIGADPEGSVYSGGTGRPYLVEGVGEDFWPDAYDPSIPNEIIAVSDADSFDMTRRLAREEALLVGGSCGMAVVAAVEAAVKAGPDALVVVLLPDGGRGYMSKIFNDAWMSSYGFLRSRLDGSTVQPTVGDVLRAKSGILPDLVHTHPSETLRDAIGILREYGVSQMPVVGAEPPVMAGEVAGSVSERELLSAVFEGRAKLADAVSQHMGPPLPLIGSGEVVGVAATALAQVDAVMVVEDGKPVGVITRHDLLGFLSDGPRRR, encoded by the coding sequence ATGCGGATAGCGCGCCACATCAGTGACCTCATCGGCAACACCCCACTGGTCGAGCTGACTTCGATCGTTCCCCCCGGGGCCGGCCGGGTGGTGGCCAAGGTCGAGTACCTCAATCCGGGCGCGAGCTCCAAAGACCGCATCGCGGTGAAGATGATCGACGCGGCCGAGGCCAGCGGAGCGCTCAAGCCCGGCGGCACGATCGTCGAACCCACCTCCGGCAACACCGGTGTCGGCTTGGCGCTGGTCGCCCAGCGCCGCGGTTACAAGTGCGTGTTCGTCTGCCCGGACAAGGTCAGCGAGGACAAGCAGAATGTGTTGCGGGCCTACGGTGCCGACGTGGTGGTGTGCCCGACCGCGGTGCCACCGGACGACCCGGCCAGCTACTACAGCGTCTCCAACCGGCTGGTCGAAGAGATCGACGGCGCCTGGAAGCCCGATCAGTACTCCAACCCGGCGGGCCCCGAGAGTCACTACGAGACCACCGGTCCGGAGATCTGGGCCGACACCGACGGCCAGGTCACCCATTTCGTCGCCGGGATCGGCACCGGCGGCACCATCACCGGCACCGGCCGCTACCTCAAAGAGGTGTCGGGCGGCCGGGTGCAGATCATCGGCGCCGACCCGGAAGGCTCGGTGTACTCCGGTGGTACCGGCCGGCCGTACCTGGTGGAAGGGGTCGGCGAGGACTTCTGGCCTGACGCCTATGACCCGAGCATTCCCAACGAGATCATCGCGGTGTCCGACGCGGACTCGTTCGACATGACCCGGCGCCTCGCCCGTGAGGAAGCGCTACTGGTCGGCGGGTCCTGCGGAATGGCCGTCGTGGCGGCGGTGGAGGCGGCGGTCAAAGCCGGGCCCGACGCACTCGTCGTCGTCCTGCTGCCCGACGGCGGACGCGGCTACATGTCGAAGATCTTCAACGACGCCTGGATGTCGTCCTACGGGTTCCTGCGGTCCCGGCTGGACGGCTCGACGGTGCAGCCCACCGTCGGCGACGTGCTGCGCGCCAAGTCCGGGATCCTGCCGGACCTGGTGCACACCCACCCCTCGGAGACGCTGCGCGACGCCATCGGGATCCTGCGGGAGTACGGGGTGTCGCAGATGCCCGTCGTGGGTGCCGAACCGCCGGTGATGGCCGGCGAAGTGGCCGGCAGCGTGTCCGAGCGCGAGCTGCTGTCCGCGGTGTTCGAGGGCCGCGCGAAGCTTGCCGACGCGGTGTCGCAGCACATGGGCCCGCCGCTTCCGCTGATCGGATCCGGCGAGGTCGTCGGCGTCGCCGCGACCGCGCTGGCCCAGGTGGACGCGGTGATGGTGGTCGAGGACGGCAAACCGGTGGGTGTCATCACGCGCCACGATCTCTTGGGCTTTTTGTCCGACGGGCCACGCCGTCGATAA
- a CDS encoding acetyl-CoA C-acetyltransferase codes for MPEAVIVSTARSPIGRAGKGSLVTMRPDDLAAQMVRAALDKVPALDPREIDDLMMGCGQPGGASGYNIGRVVSVLLGYDFLPGTTVNRYCSSSLQTTRMAFHAIKAGEGDAFISAGVETVSQFAIGAADGAPNSKNPLFNDAVARSEAAAAGATEWHDPRGDGLLPDVYIAMGQTAENVVLHTGISREDQDHWGVRSQNRAEEAIKSGFFAREISPVTLPDGTVVSTDDGPRAGTTYEKISQLKPVFRPNGTITAGNACPLNDGAAAVIITSDTKAKELGLQPLARIVSTGVSGLSPEIMGLGPIEAVKKALANAKMSVSDIDLFEINEAFAVQVLGSARELGIDEDKLNVSGGAIALGHPFGMTGARITATLLNNLATHDKTFGVETMCVGGGQGMAMVVERLS; via the coding sequence GTGCCTGAAGCTGTCATCGTCTCAACTGCGCGTTCGCCGATCGGCCGGGCCGGTAAGGGATCCCTGGTCACCATGCGGCCCGACGACCTCGCCGCCCAGATGGTGCGCGCCGCCCTGGACAAGGTGCCTGCGCTGGACCCGCGCGAGATCGACGACCTGATGATGGGCTGCGGCCAGCCGGGCGGCGCCTCTGGCTACAACATCGGGCGGGTGGTCTCGGTGCTGCTCGGCTACGACTTCCTGCCCGGCACCACGGTGAACCGGTACTGCTCGTCGTCGCTGCAGACCACCCGGATGGCGTTCCACGCGATCAAGGCCGGCGAGGGTGACGCGTTTATCTCAGCCGGTGTCGAGACCGTCTCGCAGTTCGCGATCGGTGCCGCCGACGGTGCCCCGAACAGCAAGAACCCGCTGTTCAACGACGCTGTCGCCCGCTCCGAGGCTGCTGCGGCCGGTGCCACCGAGTGGCACGACCCGCGCGGCGACGGCCTGCTGCCCGACGTCTACATCGCGATGGGCCAGACCGCCGAGAACGTGGTGCTGCACACCGGGATCAGCCGCGAAGACCAGGACCACTGGGGCGTGCGCAGCCAGAACCGCGCCGAGGAGGCCATCAAGAGTGGCTTCTTCGCCCGCGAGATCTCGCCGGTCACGCTCCCGGACGGCACCGTGGTGAGCACCGACGACGGCCCGCGCGCCGGCACCACCTACGAGAAGATCAGCCAGCTCAAGCCGGTGTTCCGGCCCAACGGCACGATTACCGCCGGCAACGCCTGCCCGCTGAACGACGGCGCGGCCGCGGTGATCATCACCAGCGACACCAAGGCCAAGGAGCTGGGCCTGCAGCCGCTGGCCCGGATCGTGTCCACCGGGGTGTCGGGCCTGTCGCCGGAGATCATGGGCTTGGGCCCGATCGAGGCCGTCAAGAAGGCGCTGGCGAACGCGAAGATGTCGGTCTCCGACATCGACCTGTTCGAGATCAACGAGGCCTTCGCGGTGCAGGTGCTCGGCTCGGCCCGCGAGCTGGGCATCGACGAGGACAAGCTGAACGTGTCCGGCGGGGCGATCGCCCTGGGCCACCCGTTCGGTATGACCGGCGCCCGGATCACCGCCACCCTGCTGAACAACCTGGCGACCCACGACAAGACCTTCGGCGTGGAGACCATGTGTGTGGGTGGCGGCCAGGGCATGGCCATGGTGGTCGAGCGCCTCTCCTGA
- a CDS encoding enoyl-CoA hydratase/isomerase family protein, translated as MTGESDGARNPDVLNPDVLAHVDNGVGLLTLNRPRAINSLNLPMVTAMTAALSAWADDPAVTAVVLAGAGERGLCAGGDVVAIYHSAKADGAEARRFWYDEYLLNAQIGGFGKPYVSLMDGIVMGGGVGVGAHANTRVVTDTTKMAMPEVGIGFIPDVGGTYLLSRAPGRLGLHAALTGAPFSGPDAIALGFADHFVPHTALEAFTAAIIADGVDRALAAHAIEPPPSQLAAHRDWIDECYAHGTVAQIVDALAGHDSPDANAAAELIGTRSPIACAVTLEAVRRAGQLATLQDVLVQEFRVSCASLRSHDLVEGIRAQLVDKDRNPQWSPATLAEVTAADIESYFVPAEPDLTF; from the coding sequence GTGACAGGCGAATCTGACGGTGCCCGGAATCCCGACGTCCTGAATCCCGACGTCCTGGCCCACGTTGACAACGGTGTCGGTCTGCTGACACTCAACCGCCCGAGGGCGATCAACTCGCTGAACCTTCCGATGGTGACCGCGATGACCGCGGCACTTTCTGCCTGGGCCGACGACCCGGCGGTGACGGCGGTGGTGCTCGCCGGGGCCGGCGAGCGCGGCCTGTGCGCCGGCGGCGACGTGGTCGCGATCTATCACAGCGCCAAAGCCGACGGCGCCGAAGCACGCCGGTTCTGGTACGACGAGTACCTGCTGAATGCGCAGATCGGCGGATTCGGCAAGCCGTACGTGTCGTTGATGGACGGCATCGTGATGGGCGGCGGCGTCGGAGTCGGGGCGCACGCCAACACCCGGGTGGTCACCGACACCACCAAGATGGCCATGCCCGAGGTCGGTATCGGTTTCATCCCCGATGTCGGCGGCACCTACCTGCTCTCCCGCGCCCCCGGCCGGCTCGGCCTGCACGCGGCACTGACCGGCGCACCGTTTTCCGGTCCGGATGCCATTGCGCTGGGTTTCGCCGACCACTTCGTCCCGCACACGGCGTTGGAGGCCTTCACCGCGGCGATCATCGCCGACGGCGTGGACCGCGCCCTGGCGGCACACGCGATCGAGCCGCCGCCGAGTCAGCTTGCCGCACATCGTGACTGGATCGACGAGTGCTACGCACACGGCACCGTCGCGCAGATTGTGGACGCGCTGGCCGGCCACGACAGCCCCGACGCCAACGCCGCCGCCGAACTGATCGGCACCCGCTCCCCGATCGCGTGCGCGGTGACGTTGGAGGCGGTACGTCGGGCCGGCCAGCTCGCCACCCTGCAAGACGTGCTGGTCCAGGAATTCCGGGTGTCGTGCGCGTCGCTGCGCTCGCATGACCTGGTGGAGGGCATCCGCGCCCAGTTGGTCGACAAGGACCGCAACCCGCAGTGGTCGCCGGCGACACTGGCCGAGGTGACCGCCGCCGACATCGAGTCGTACTTCGTTCCCGCCGAACCCGACCTGACCTTCTAA
- a CDS encoding cystathionine gamma-synthase encodes MSQKQPHRSTGLSTTAIHAGYRPDPATGAVNAPIYASSTFAQDGVGGLRGGFEYARTGNPTRAALETALAAVERGRFGRAFGSGMAATDCALRSILRPGDHLIIPDDAYGGTFRLIDKVFTQWGVAHTPVALSDLDAVRGALTDKTRLIWVETPTNPLLSIADIASIAAIGKEAGAKVLVDNTFASPALQQPLTLGADVVLHSTTKYIGGHSDVVGGALITDDEELDAAFAFLQNGAGAVPGPFDAYLTMRGLKTLVLRMQRHSENAAAVAEFLNGHSAVSRVLYPGLPEHPGHDVAAAQMRGFGGMVSVRMRGGRAAAEKLCAGTEIFILAESLGGVESLIELPGAMTHASTAGSQLEVPDDLVRLSVGIEDIDDLIADLKQALD; translated from the coding sequence TTGAGCCAGAAGCAACCGCACCGCAGTACTGGTCTGTCCACCACGGCGATCCATGCCGGATACCGTCCGGACCCGGCAACCGGAGCCGTCAACGCACCGATCTACGCCAGCAGCACCTTCGCCCAGGACGGCGTCGGCGGTCTGCGCGGCGGATTCGAGTACGCGCGCACCGGCAATCCGACCCGGGCCGCACTGGAGACCGCGCTGGCCGCGGTGGAGCGGGGCCGGTTCGGCCGGGCGTTCGGTTCCGGGATGGCCGCCACGGACTGCGCGTTGCGGTCGATCCTGCGCCCCGGTGATCACCTGATCATTCCCGACGACGCCTACGGTGGCACCTTCCGGCTGATCGACAAGGTCTTCACTCAGTGGGGGGTGGCGCATACCCCGGTGGCGCTCTCCGACCTGGATGCGGTCCGCGGGGCGCTCACCGACAAGACCCGGCTGATCTGGGTGGAGACCCCCACCAACCCGCTGCTGTCGATCGCCGACATCGCGAGTATCGCCGCCATCGGCAAGGAAGCCGGCGCGAAGGTGCTGGTGGACAACACCTTCGCCTCGCCCGCGCTGCAGCAGCCGTTGACGCTGGGCGCCGATGTGGTGCTGCATTCGACCACCAAGTACATCGGCGGCCACTCCGATGTGGTGGGCGGTGCGCTGATCACCGACGACGAAGAGCTCGACGCGGCTTTCGCCTTTCTGCAGAACGGAGCGGGGGCGGTGCCGGGCCCCTTCGACGCCTACCTGACCATGCGCGGCCTGAAGACGTTGGTGCTGCGGATGCAGCGGCACAGCGAGAACGCCGCCGCGGTTGCCGAATTCCTCAACGGGCATTCCGCGGTGAGCCGAGTGCTTTACCCGGGGCTGCCGGAGCATCCCGGCCACGATGTCGCCGCGGCGCAGATGCGCGGGTTCGGCGGCATGGTGTCGGTCCGGATGCGTGGCGGCCGGGCGGCCGCTGAGAAGCTGTGCGCCGGAACCGAGATCTTCATCCTGGCCGAGTCGCTGGGCGGGGTGGAGTCGCTGATCGAACTACCGGGCGCCATGACGCACGCGTCGACGGCGGGTTCGCAACTCGAGGTTCCCGACGACCTGGTGCGCCTGTCGGTGGGCATCGAGGACATCGACGATTTGATCGCCGACCTCAAACAGGCGCTGGACTGA